A single genomic interval of Adhaeribacter pallidiroseus harbors:
- a CDS encoding Rossmann-like and DUF2520 domain-containing protein translates to MTSPVSIALIGAGNVAWHLGRAFEQAGHQIVLVYSRTLVKAEFLAETLLQAHPTQELDFSLVPATIFIVALKDDVVAEVLQRAIFPKNSLVVHTSGSLPISVFKVQANIRGGVFYLVQTFSKAVAIDFQKTPIGVEASNPEDVLFLKNLAASISEKVIDLPTETRKIIHLAAVFACNFTNHLLGISHDLLTQQQIDFTILQPLVIETVQKAFAHAPFRVQTGPAVRFDQNILAQHQQLLQDKPDYAAIYTMLTESIQKKAQEITMLNKE, encoded by the coding sequence ATGACTTCTCCAGTATCTATTGCGTTAATTGGTGCCGGTAACGTAGCCTGGCACTTAGGTCGGGCATTCGAGCAAGCCGGCCATCAAATTGTTTTGGTTTACAGTCGCACCCTGGTTAAAGCCGAGTTTTTAGCCGAAACTTTATTGCAGGCGCATCCGACTCAAGAACTGGATTTTAGCCTCGTGCCAGCAACTATTTTTATTGTAGCCTTAAAGGATGATGTAGTAGCCGAAGTTTTACAAAGAGCCATTTTCCCGAAGAATAGTTTGGTGGTGCATACTTCCGGTAGTTTACCGATCTCTGTTTTTAAGGTTCAGGCTAACATAAGAGGAGGCGTTTTTTACCTGGTGCAAACTTTTAGTAAAGCAGTAGCCATTGATTTTCAGAAAACGCCTATCGGCGTAGAAGCCAGTAATCCCGAAGATGTCCTTTTTTTAAAAAATCTGGCTGCCAGCATTAGCGAAAAGGTAATCGATCTACCAACCGAAACTCGTAAAATAATTCATTTAGCGGCCGTATTTGCTTGTAATTTTACGAACCATTTACTAGGCATTAGCCACGACCTACTCACGCAGCAACAAATAGATTTTACCATATTACAACCTTTGGTAATCGAAACCGTGCAAAAAGCATTTGCACACGCGCCTTTTCGGGTGCAAACCGGGCCAGCCGTACGCTTTGATCAGAATATATTGGCGCAACACCAGCAATTACTTCAGGATAAACCAGATTATGCCGCTATTTATACGATGCTAACGGAAAGTATTCAGAAGAAGGCTCAGGAAATAACTATGCTAAATAAGGAATAA
- the ccsA gene encoding cytochrome c biogenesis protein CcsA, which yields MINTFIGDLGHASIIVAFVAAIVAALAYFMAAQGKPLGETDINWRNLGRGAFYVHTIAVFSIIFSLFNIIYNHRYEYYYAWSHSSNYLPTHFMISCFWEGQEGSFLLWIFWHTLLGLAIIWFNKKWEAPTMAVFAFVQLFLTSMILGVVIGDLKIGSSPFILLRDFMTDAPVFKLNPNFIPKDGTGLNPLLQNYWMVIHPPTLFLGFAITLVPFAFAIAGLWKKDYITWIKPALPWACSGV from the coding sequence ATGATAAATACGTTCATTGGTGATCTGGGACATGCGAGTATAATTGTAGCTTTTGTGGCGGCCATTGTGGCGGCCTTGGCTTATTTTATGGCCGCTCAGGGTAAACCGCTCGGCGAAACAGATATTAACTGGCGCAACCTGGGCCGCGGTGCCTTTTATGTGCATACCATTGCGGTATTCAGCATTATTTTCAGTTTGTTTAATATTATTTATAACCACCGCTATGAATATTATTACGCCTGGAGCCACTCCTCTAACTATCTGCCCACGCACTTTATGATTTCGTGTTTCTGGGAAGGGCAGGAAGGCAGCTTTTTACTCTGGATTTTCTGGCACACGTTGCTGGGTTTAGCCATTATCTGGTTCAATAAAAAGTGGGAAGCGCCTACCATGGCGGTTTTTGCCTTTGTGCAATTATTTTTAACTTCCATGATTTTGGGGGTGGTTATCGGCGATTTAAAAATTGGTTCGTCGCCATTTATTTTGCTGCGCGATTTTATGACCGATGCGCCGGTATTTAAACTCAACCCGAACTTTATTCCGAAAGACGGTACCGGCCTGAATCCATTGTTGCAAAACTACTGGATGGTGATTCACCCGCCTACCTTGTTTTTGGGCTTTGCCATTACCTTAGTTCCGTTTGCGTTTGCCATTGCTGGCCTCTGGAAAAAAGATTACATCACCTGGATTAAACCCGCTTTGCCTTGGGCTTGTTCGGGGGTTTAG
- a CDS encoding geranylgeranylglycerol-phosphate geranylgeranyltransferase: MKTFLRLIRFTNLLMVALCQLLVRACLLLPHQPWSRVLLDGPFALLVFSTLCIAAAGYIINDYYDIKIDAINKPKRVVVGKFVNRRKAMLAHLLLSGIGVIIGFYLSLPIGFIHLGSALLLWGYSARLKQTFLIGNTTIALLSATMVLVVAVFEKVDNKAVWAYGAFVFLITIVREIIKDMEDLKGDATFDCRTLPIVMGIAGAKWFLYFFILAFAITLLAGLFTGFRKCILPPTS, from the coding sequence GTGAAAACTTTTCTTAGACTTATCCGGTTTACAAATTTACTCATGGTGGCTTTGTGCCAGTTGTTGGTACGGGCCTGCCTGCTTTTACCGCATCAGCCTTGGTCGCGGGTTTTATTGGATGGGCCATTTGCGCTTCTGGTTTTTTCTACTCTCTGCATTGCCGCCGCCGGTTACATTATCAACGATTATTACGACATTAAAATCGATGCGATTAACAAACCCAAAAGGGTAGTGGTAGGCAAATTCGTAAATCGCCGCAAAGCCATGCTGGCGCATTTGCTTTTATCCGGAATAGGAGTAATCATTGGTTTTTATCTAAGCCTGCCCATCGGCTTCATTCACCTTGGGTCAGCTTTGTTATTATGGGGCTATTCGGCCCGTTTAAAACAAACTTTTTTAATTGGCAATACCACCATTGCCCTGCTTTCGGCCACCATGGTGTTGGTGGTAGCTGTTTTTGAAAAAGTAGATAATAAAGCGGTTTGGGCCTACGGCGCTTTCGTATTTTTAATCACGATTGTGCGCGAGATTATTAAGGATATGGAAGATTTAAAAGGCGATGCTACCTTTGATTGCCGCACGTTGCCCATTGTGATGGGGATTGCCGGCGCTAAGTGGTTTCTGTACTTTTTTATTCTGGCCTTTGCCATTACGCTACTGGCGGGGTTATTTACCGGGTTCAGGAAGTGTATTTTACCACCTACATCTTAA
- the ccsA gene encoding cytochrome c biogenesis protein CcsA — protein MGLFGGLVLGVGIMMGAYWAYETLNFGGYWNWDPVENAVYIPWLVLIAGLHTMVVYKRSKHALRTSFILVITTFLLVLYATFLTRSGILGNASVHSFTDLGLSGQLFAYLAAFVILSILLLVRHWKAIPATEKELTTYNSEFWVFIGVVVLCLGAFQVLVTTSIPVYNSFLGFIGIKSNMALPADQIAHYTKFQLWMGVGIALLSGLAQLLWYQKNDKTKVVNALSVPLILTFLFVSLVYMLGKIDFIPKVDTFPYFVLLFVTVFAIFANLSMVFTLIRRKVNLSGGAISHIGIALMLFGMLFSSGYSNIISKNTSGLLYSRDFPDDINRDNVLLFRNDKVKMGAYDVSYRGRYFEVKGFPEYVNKQLLFQLDDVHQAIARADIKYKDKVHFKTGDTVDVYPENTYYQIEFKNRETGKAFTLYPGHR, from the coding sequence TTGGGCTTGTTCGGGGGTTTAGTGCTAGGAGTAGGTATTATGATGGGTGCTTATTGGGCCTACGAAACTTTGAACTTTGGTGGTTACTGGAACTGGGACCCGGTAGAAAACGCGGTTTATATTCCGTGGTTAGTGCTGATTGCCGGCTTGCATACCATGGTGGTTTATAAGCGCAGCAAGCACGCGTTACGAACTTCGTTTATTCTGGTAATTACCACTTTCTTACTGGTACTGTACGCTACTTTCTTAACCCGGAGTGGTATTTTAGGCAATGCCTCGGTACACTCGTTCACTGATTTAGGTTTGTCCGGACAGTTATTTGCGTATCTGGCGGCTTTCGTGATTTTATCAATTCTTTTATTAGTTCGTCATTGGAAAGCTATTCCGGCTACCGAAAAAGAACTGACTACTTATAACAGCGAATTCTGGGTATTTATTGGTGTGGTGGTTTTGTGTTTAGGTGCCTTCCAGGTGCTGGTAACTACTTCCATTCCGGTGTATAATTCGTTTCTGGGCTTTATCGGGATTAAATCAAATATGGCGCTGCCCGCTGATCAGATTGCGCATTATACTAAGTTTCAGTTATGGATGGGCGTAGGTATTGCCTTATTGTCGGGATTGGCGCAGTTGCTTTGGTACCAAAAGAACGATAAAACTAAAGTGGTTAATGCTTTGTCTGTACCGCTTATTTTAACTTTCCTCTTCGTGAGCCTGGTTTATATGCTCGGCAAAATTGACTTTATTCCTAAGGTAGATACTTTCCCTTATTTTGTGCTGTTGTTCGTAACCGTGTTTGCTATTTTCGCTAATCTGAGCATGGTGTTTACGCTAATCCGGCGCAAAGTAAATTTATCAGGTGGCGCCATTTCGCACATTGGGATAGCGCTGATGTTGTTCGGGATGTTATTCTCATCGGGTTACTCCAATATTATTTCTAAAAATACTTCGGGCTTACTGTACTCCCGCGATTTTCCGGATGATATTAACCGCGATAACGTGTTGTTGTTCCGGAACGATAAAGTAAAAATGGGAGCCTACGATGTGTCTTACCGTGGTCGTTATTTCGAAGTGAAAGGTTTTCCGGAGTACGTGAACAAGCAATTGCTTTTTCAATTGGACGATGTACACCAGGCGATTGCCCGGGCCGATATTAAGTATAAAGATAAGGTGCACTTTAAAACCGGTGATACAGTTGATGTTTATCCGGAAAATACCTATTACCAGATAGAATTTAAAAATCGGGAAACGGGTAAGGCTTTTACGTTATACCCCGGGCACAGGTAA
- a CDS encoding KdsC family phosphatase gives MNEQPDFSRIKAFIFDVDGVLTDGSLLCLASGEQVRAFNIKDGFAIRHAIKKGYVVAIISGRKEEGVYKRLQSLDVQHIYLGVENKDEVFQAFLQEQNLVPEQIAYMGDDVPDLGVIQQCGLAACPADAAADVLAVCHYVSEIPGGKGAVRDLIEIVLKRHSKW, from the coding sequence ATGAACGAACAACCAGACTTTTCCCGAATTAAAGCTTTTATTTTTGATGTGGATGGGGTGTTAACCGATGGTTCTTTGCTGTGCCTGGCAAGTGGCGAGCAGGTGCGGGCGTTTAACATTAAAGATGGTTTTGCGATCCGGCATGCCATTAAAAAAGGCTATGTGGTGGCTATTATTTCGGGGCGAAAAGAAGAAGGCGTTTACAAGCGTTTGCAGTCCTTAGATGTGCAGCATATTTACCTGGGGGTAGAGAATAAAGACGAAGTTTTCCAGGCTTTTTTGCAGGAGCAAAATTTAGTCCCGGAGCAAATTGCTTATATGGGCGACGACGTACCCGATCTAGGGGTAATACAACAATGTGGTTTAGCCGCATGTCCTGCCGATGCGGCAGCGGATGTATTGGCGGTTTGCCATTATGTGTCTGAAATACCCGGTGGAAAGGGCGCTGTGCGCGATTTAATTGAAATTGTATTGAAGAGACATAGTAAATGGTGA
- a CDS encoding cold-shock protein, with amino-acid sequence MKTGTVKFFNESKGYGFITDDLSKEDFFVHVTGLSGGQIQQNDKVEFDTQEGKKGVNAVNVKKV; translated from the coding sequence ATGAAAACAGGAACAGTAAAATTCTTTAATGAATCCAAAGGTTACGGGTTTATTACTGATGATCTAAGCAAAGAAGACTTCTTTGTCCACGTCACCGGATTAAGCGGTGGTCAGATTCAGCAGAACGATAAGGTTGAATTTGATACGCAAGAGGGCAAAAAAGGCGTAAATGCGGTAAACGTGAAAAAGGTATAA
- a CDS encoding DUF2264 domain-containing protein, protein MFRRDFLKNSFLAGVSTSVLSPSLAATVRKPELNDRAYWIQTLTRIADPVLTNLSQGKLKATMPVESTKGQDKERPKYTHLEAFGRLLAGMAPWLELGAENSPEGKTRQKYLDLAQQSLAMAVDPKSPDFLNFNQGGQPVVDAAFLSHALIRAPKQLRDKIAPETRTHLIKALQASRVIKPYYSNWLLFSAMVEMALLSLGEPWDAMRVDYALREHQNWYKGDGIYGDGPEFHYDYYNSYVIHPMLVDITKTLRDHDPQYEELHQTILRRAQRYAAIQERLISPEGTFPPVGRSLAYRFGAFQALAQIAYMQKLSEGIKPAQVRSALTAVIKKTMAAPNTFDKNGWLQIGFCGHQPSIGETYISTGSLYLCTTGLLPLGLPATNEFWTGPAQDWTAKKAWSGQDLPTDHAI, encoded by the coding sequence ATGTTCCGGCGCGATTTTCTTAAAAATTCCTTTTTAGCGGGAGTAAGTACCTCCGTTTTGTCCCCTTCCCTAGCGGCGACTGTTCGGAAGCCAGAACTAAACGACCGTGCCTATTGGATACAAACCCTTACCCGAATTGCCGACCCGGTACTGACCAACTTGAGTCAGGGCAAGTTAAAAGCCACCATGCCGGTAGAATCGACGAAAGGACAGGACAAAGAACGGCCTAAATATACGCATCTCGAAGCTTTTGGCCGTTTACTGGCCGGCATGGCACCCTGGCTGGAATTAGGGGCTGAGAATTCCCCGGAAGGGAAAACCCGGCAAAAATATTTGGACTTGGCGCAGCAATCTTTAGCCATGGCGGTAGACCCTAAATCGCCGGATTTTTTAAATTTTAATCAGGGAGGCCAACCTGTGGTGGATGCTGCTTTCCTGAGTCATGCGCTCATCCGGGCGCCCAAACAACTACGGGATAAAATAGCTCCGGAAACCCGCACGCATTTGATAAAAGCGCTGCAAGCGAGCAGAGTTATTAAACCTTATTATAGCAATTGGCTTTTGTTTAGCGCGATGGTAGAAATGGCTTTGCTGAGTTTAGGCGAGCCCTGGGATGCCATGCGCGTAGATTATGCTTTAAGAGAACACCAGAATTGGTACAAAGGCGATGGCATTTACGGCGATGGCCCAGAATTTCATTACGATTATTACAACAGCTACGTGATTCACCCGATGTTGGTGGATATTACCAAAACGCTGCGCGACCACGACCCCCAGTACGAAGAGTTACACCAAACCATTTTGCGTCGGGCGCAACGTTACGCCGCTATTCAGGAACGGTTAATTTCGCCGGAAGGGACTTTCCCGCCGGTAGGGCGTTCGTTGGCTTACCGGTTTGGCGCGTTTCAGGCTTTAGCGCAAATAGCATACATGCAGAAGTTAAGCGAAGGCATAAAGCCCGCGCAAGTACGCAGTGCGCTTACCGCCGTTATTAAAAAAACCATGGCAGCTCCGAATACTTTTGATAAAAATGGCTGGTTGCAGATTGGTTTTTGCGGCCATCAGCCCAGCATCGGCGAAACGTATATTTCTACGGGCAGTTTGTATTTGTGCACTACCGGTCTGTTGCCCTTAGGCTTACCCGCTACCAATGAGTTCTGGACCGGCCCGGCCCAGGACTGGACCGCCAAAAAAGCCTGGTCTGGTCAGGATCTCCCCACCGATCATGCGATTTAG
- the purN gene encoding phosphoribosylglycinamide formyltransferase: protein MADNKKHIVLFASGSGSNAQQIMAYFQDHSHIKVVALFSNKADAYALKRAENFKIPAFSFTREEYQNGTLLQQVQSYQPDLLVLAGFLWLIPLDFLQAFPNKIINIHPALLPKYGGKGMHGLHVHQAVIEAQEKESGITIHYVNEHYDQGASIYQHTCPVNPNDTPEQLAARVLELEHTYLPKVIEDLLLSSR from the coding sequence TTGGCTGATAACAAAAAGCATATTGTTCTTTTCGCCTCCGGCTCCGGCAGCAATGCCCAGCAAATTATGGCGTATTTCCAAGACCATTCGCACATAAAAGTGGTGGCACTGTTTTCGAATAAAGCGGATGCTTATGCTCTTAAACGTGCCGAAAATTTTAAAATTCCGGCGTTTTCGTTTACTCGCGAAGAATACCAAAACGGTACTTTGCTGCAGCAAGTGCAATCGTATCAACCTGATTTGCTGGTACTGGCGGGTTTCTTGTGGCTTATACCTTTAGATTTTCTGCAAGCTTTCCCGAACAAGATCATCAACATTCATCCGGCTTTACTACCCAAATACGGCGGCAAAGGCATGCACGGTTTGCACGTGCACCAAGCGGTAATTGAAGCTCAGGAAAAAGAGTCGGGCATTACCATCCACTACGTAAACGAGCATTATGACCAAGGCGCCAGTATTTACCAGCATACCTGCCCGGTAAATCCTAACGATACTCCTGAGCAACTAGCCGCCCGGGTATTGGAACTGGAGCATACGTATCTGCCGAAAGTAATAGAAGATTTGCTGTTATCTAGCCGATAG
- a CDS encoding cytochrome c maturation protein CcmE domain-containing protein, whose product MKRSHIVAIGIIASAIGIIISSAGDASMYVSFKEARELASEGKTSKVHVVGRLKKDAQGHIVGMDYNPVLDPNYFTFVLVDTLHNEQKVVYFQPKPQDFERSEQVVIMGNMQKDSFVADKILLKCPSKYVEKEIKQTASL is encoded by the coding sequence ATGAAAAGATCGCATATTGTTGCCATTGGTATTATTGCTTCGGCTATCGGTATTATTATTTCTTCGGCGGGTGATGCCAGTATGTACGTGTCGTTTAAAGAAGCTCGTGAACTGGCTTCGGAAGGTAAAACGAGTAAGGTACACGTAGTAGGTCGCTTGAAGAAAGATGCCCAAGGTCATATTGTGGGTATGGATTATAACCCGGTTCTCGACCCGAATTATTTTACTTTTGTACTGGTAGACACGCTGCACAATGAGCAGAAAGTAGTTTACTTCCAACCAAAACCACAGGATTTCGAACGGTCGGAGCAAGTAGTGATTATGGGCAACATGCAGAAAGATTCTTTTGTGGCCGATAAGATATTGCTCAAGTGTCCGTCGAAATACGTCGAAAAAGAAATTAAACAAACAGCAAGTCTTTAA
- the purH gene encoding bifunctional phosphoribosylaminoimidazolecarboxamide formyltransferase/IMP cyclohydrolase, translating into MKKIKSALISVYYKDKLEPLVALLKQYNVQLYSTGGTQTFLEGQGAQVTAVEDLTQYPAIFGGRVKTLHPKVFGGILHRRDHETDLAETERYEIPAIDLVIVDLYPFEETVASGASEEDTIEKIDIGGISLIRAAAKNFKDVLVVSSREQYTEVAELLTQKEGATDLEDRKRFAAKAFDISSHYDTHIFNYLNAGETPVFKASLRQRTPLRYGENPHQQGAFYGDLTALFDQLHGKQLSYNNLVDVDAAVNLISEFTDEPAVAIIKHTNACGVAVAPTIEQAYLNALACDPVSAFGGVIVANKPIDKATAEELHKLFFEVLIAPEFEPEALTVLQGKKNRILLRRKNMALPEKQIKTLLNGIIEQDKDLKTETEADFKVVTKRATTPEENQALVFAAKVCKHTKSNTIVLARANQLLASGVGQTSRVDALRQAIEKAESFGFSLNGAVMASDAFFPFPDCVEIASKVGIAAVVQPGGSVKDQDSIDYCDSQNMAMVFTGVRHFLH; encoded by the coding sequence ATGAAAAAAATAAAATCAGCTTTAATTTCGGTTTATTACAAAGATAAGCTGGAGCCACTTGTCGCTTTGTTAAAACAGTATAACGTGCAGTTGTATTCCACGGGTGGTACCCAAACGTTCCTGGAGGGGCAAGGCGCTCAGGTTACGGCTGTCGAAGACTTAACCCAGTATCCGGCTATTTTTGGCGGACGGGTAAAAACCTTACATCCTAAAGTTTTTGGCGGCATTCTGCATCGCCGGGATCACGAAACGGATTTAGCCGAAACCGAACGTTACGAAATTCCGGCCATTGATTTGGTAATCGTGGATTTATACCCGTTCGAAGAAACCGTGGCTTCCGGAGCCAGCGAAGAAGATACGATCGAGAAAATTGATATTGGTGGTATTTCGCTCATCCGGGCGGCAGCGAAAAATTTTAAAGATGTACTGGTCGTATCGTCGCGGGAACAATACACCGAGGTAGCCGAGCTATTAACACAGAAAGAAGGCGCTACCGACCTGGAAGATCGTAAGCGTTTTGCCGCAAAAGCATTCGACATTTCGTCGCACTACGATACGCATATTTTTAATTATTTAAACGCCGGCGAAACACCGGTGTTCAAAGCCAGTCTGCGCCAGCGTACGCCCTTGCGTTACGGCGAGAACCCGCACCAGCAAGGCGCTTTTTACGGCGACTTAACTGCCTTGTTCGATCAGTTACACGGCAAGCAGCTATCGTATAATAATTTAGTAGACGTAGATGCGGCCGTAAATTTAATCAGCGAATTTACCGATGAGCCTGCCGTAGCGATAATCAAACACACCAACGCCTGCGGGGTAGCGGTAGCGCCAACCATTGAACAAGCGTATTTAAACGCTCTGGCCTGCGATCCGGTATCAGCATTTGGCGGCGTTATTGTGGCGAACAAACCCATCGATAAAGCAACTGCCGAAGAACTGCATAAATTGTTTTTTGAAGTATTAATTGCGCCCGAGTTTGAACCGGAAGCCTTAACGGTGCTGCAAGGTAAAAAGAACCGCATTTTGCTGCGCCGTAAAAATATGGCGCTCCCCGAAAAGCAAATTAAAACCTTGTTAAATGGGATTATTGAACAAGACAAAGATTTAAAAACCGAAACGGAAGCTGATTTTAAAGTAGTAACCAAACGCGCAACTACTCCCGAAGAAAACCAGGCGCTGGTTTTTGCGGCCAAAGTATGTAAACACACCAAGTCCAACACCATTGTGCTGGCGCGGGCGAATCAGTTACTGGCGAGCGGCGTAGGGCAAACGTCGCGGGTAGATGCCTTGCGGCAAGCCATTGAAAAAGCGGAAAGCTTTGGGTTTAGTTTAAACGGAGCCGTAATGGCTTCCGATGCGTTTTTTCCCTTCCCGGATTGTGTCGAGATTGCTTCGAAAGTGGGTATTGCGGCGGTAGTGCAGCCCGGTGGTTCCGTGAAAGATCAGGATTCCATTGATTACTGCGATTCGCAGAATATGGCCATGGTGTTTACTGGCGTGCGCCACTTCCTGCATTAA
- the ccsA gene encoding cytochrome c biogenesis protein CcsA — MKLTWWKVLTVVLLLYTIVAGLLNKVPHLAILNETIRNIYFHVPMWFGMIIILTVSVIYSIKYLRKPSVENDIIAESAAKVGVLLGVLGIITGMEWARFTWGEYWSNDPKQNASAIGLLIYFAYLVLRSSFAEQQQRARISAVYNIFAFAALIPLLFILPRLTDSLHPGNGGNPGFSSYDLDNNMRMVFYPAVIAWTLLGVWMVNVKSRLELLQYKLHEQHA; from the coding sequence ATGAAATTAACTTGGTGGAAAGTCTTAACGGTAGTGCTGTTGTTGTACACAATAGTCGCCGGTTTATTAAACAAGGTGCCGCATCTGGCCATTCTTAACGAAACCATTCGGAATATTTACTTTCACGTGCCCATGTGGTTCGGGATGATCATTATTTTAACGGTTTCGGTTATCTACTCCATTAAGTACCTGCGCAAGCCTTCCGTGGAAAACGATATTATTGCGGAATCGGCCGCTAAAGTAGGCGTTTTATTAGGGGTGTTGGGTATTATCACCGGCATGGAGTGGGCGCGTTTTACCTGGGGTGAGTACTGGAGCAACGATCCCAAGCAAAATGCTTCGGCTATTGGTTTGCTGATTTACTTTGCCTATTTAGTGTTGCGCAGTTCTTTTGCCGAGCAGCAGCAACGCGCGCGTATTAGTGCGGTTTACAATATATTTGCTTTTGCGGCGCTTATTCCCTTGCTGTTTATTTTGCCTCGTTTAACCGATTCGCTGCACCCGGGCAACGGCGGTAATCCGGGTTTTAGCTCTTATGATTTAGACAATAACATGCGCATGGTTTTCTACCCCGCCGTAATCGCCTGGACTTTACTGGGCGTATGGATGGTAAACGTAAAATCGCGTCTGGAACTTCTTCAATACAAATTACATGAACAACATGCTTAA
- a CDS encoding CcmD family protein, which produces MNNMLKYLFIFFMLISVVPMPNTMAQATDQTTVQATSDAGSASDVEMADTLRRDGKIYVVVAVIVTVLAGLILYLIRLDRKVSKLEQQLKS; this is translated from the coding sequence ATGAACAACATGCTTAAGTACTTATTTATATTTTTTATGCTGATTTCGGTAGTACCCATGCCCAACACCATGGCCCAGGCTACTGACCAGACTACAGTGCAAGCCACCAGCGATGCGGGCAGTGCCTCCGATGTAGAAATGGCCGATACCTTACGCCGGGATGGTAAAATTTATGTGGTAGTAGCGGTAATCGTTACTGTTTTAGCCGGATTAATTTTGTACTTAATTCGGCTGGACCGCAAAGTAAGCAAGCTGGAACAACAACTGAAAAGCTGA
- the mreC gene encoding rod shape-determining protein MreC, with translation MRNLFAFIYRYRAFLVFVLLEIGSVYLIIRNNKYHNAAFFNSANFYAGQVLAFRSRVYDYFRLVQVNQTLVQENTQLRQQLYRLQTVRANDSLPAFSDSVFIQTDSIPTFDSLKIRLAHTYIPAKVINNSTRQLNNFLTLNVGAADSVSPGMGVISNEGLIGRVKTVSPHFATVTSLLHSKMLVAAKIKSRLPGTNNTIGTVKWDGDNPRIGFLEYVPLDKKIVKGDTVISSGYNAVYPEGVMIGTIISASRDPDKSFYTIKLRLAVDFTRLSFVYVVKNKYQAEQDSLELNSGMKHDE, from the coding sequence ATGCGTAATTTATTTGCGTTCATATATCGCTACCGGGCCTTTCTGGTTTTTGTTTTACTGGAAATCGGGAGCGTATACCTGATCATCCGGAACAATAAATACCACAATGCGGCTTTTTTTAATTCGGCTAACTTCTACGCGGGGCAAGTACTGGCTTTCCGGAGCCGGGTATACGATTATTTCCGGTTGGTGCAGGTAAACCAAACGCTGGTGCAGGAAAATACGCAGCTCCGGCAGCAACTTTACCGTTTGCAAACAGTTCGGGCAAACGACAGCCTTCCGGCTTTCTCCGATTCCGTTTTTATTCAAACAGATAGCATTCCGACGTTCGATTCGTTAAAGATTCGTCTGGCGCATACCTATATTCCGGCCAAGGTTATCAATAATTCTACCCGCCAGCTAAACAATTTTTTAACCTTAAATGTAGGCGCAGCCGATAGTGTTAGTCCGGGTATGGGCGTTATCTCGAACGAAGGATTAATTGGCCGGGTAAAAACTGTGTCGCCGCATTTTGCTACGGTTACTTCGTTGCTGCACAGCAAGATGCTGGTGGCTGCTAAAATAAAAAGCCGTTTACCGGGTACCAACAATACCATTGGCACCGTAAAGTGGGACGGCGATAATCCCCGGATTGGCTTTTTGGAGTACGTGCCCCTGGACAAGAAAATAGTAAAAGGCGATACGGTTATTTCATCGGGGTATAATGCCGTTTACCCCGAAGGCGTTATGATCGGGACCATTATTTCGGCGAGCCGGGACCCGGATAAAAGTTTTTACACGATTAAACTACGGTTAGCGGTTGATTTTACGCGCTTATCTTTTGTGTACGTGGTAAAAAATAAATACCAGGCCGAACAGGATTCCTTGGAACTTAACAGCGGGATGAAACACGATGAATAG